A window of Citrus sinensis cultivar Valencia sweet orange chromosome 7, DVS_A1.0, whole genome shotgun sequence contains these coding sequences:
- the LOC102619246 gene encoding mediator of RNA polymerase II transcription subunit 18: MECVVQGIIETQHVEALEILLQGICGVHRDRLRVHEICLKNNPNLGNVASEVRLLCDLELPEPTWTVKHLGGAMRGAGAEQISVLVRSMVESKVSKNALRLFNALGYKLDHELLRVGFAFHFQRGAQITVTVSSVNKMLKLHATDEAVPVTPGIQLVEVTAPASSENYTEVASAVSSFCEYLAPLLHLSKPGVSTGVVPTAAAAAVSLMSDGGGTTL, encoded by the exons ATGGAGTGCGTTGTTCAAGGAATTATAGAGACACAG CATGTTGAGGCTCTTGAGATTCTTCTTCAAGGAATTTGTGGTGTTCACAGAGATCGCTTGAGGGTTCATGAAATATGCTTAAAAAATAACCCCAACCTTG GAAATGTTGCTTCTGAGGTTAGACTCTTATGTGATCTTGAGCTGCCCGAACCCACATG GACTGTTAAACATCTTGGAGGTGCAATGAGGGGTGCTGGTGCAGAGCAAATTTCTGTTCTCGTTAGGTCTATGGTGGAAAGCAAAGTAAGCAAGAACGCACTTAGACTGTTCAACGCACTTGGCTACAAGTTGGATCATGAGTTGCTGAGAGTAGGATTTGCCTTCCATTTTCAAAGGGGTGCTCAGATTACTGTAACTGTGTCATCTGTAAATAAAATGCTGAAGCTACATGCAACAGATGAGGCTGTGCCAGTAACACCTGGAATACAGTTGGTTGAAGTGACAGCACCTGCATCATCTGAAAATTACACTGAAGTGGCTTCTGCTGTTTCATCATTCTGCGAATATCTTGCACC GCTTCTACATTTGTCAAAACCAGGTGTTTCAACAGGGGTTGTTCCTACTGCTGCTGCAGCTGCTGTATCTCTTATGTCAGATGGTGGAGGCACAACTTTGTAA
- the LOC102619742 gene encoding uncharacterized protein LOC102619742 has product MEELRKLEQVQETLSFMQSRGVVVSSSNNNDDSNRFLANLILLLVQPSGKLDMTEKCSLILEYVPKLSASFLEEALPRLTQEGTQVNCFRSGFVNENDCGEVLVGLDGMQRANSTLEDFCRSYFMFHGMDANHPQAIFKYLPVLSFTESYIYQLDSLNEKIVNMPTDGVTVSERGFQEKAYEKQVSKLIDILKSDPFRPLVSLLERHGLLTERIVEEFRCGEEYWALERKLCCALMTKKEISVKDVMGAIHLKSFDYRVLNLILYQLRGEEVNDLHMEFLSISEFLVEISDDLFDYEDDVLENNFNILRMFVRIYGPATAPTMIAKYITESEEKYNRLLKSLDPQLSSNYQRRCEEATKEGGKITGHPLGTWSIPPLIVDEESYRYNLLNMK; this is encoded by the exons ATGGAAGAACTGAGAAAGCTGGAACAAGTACAGGAAACACTGTCATTTATGCAATCGCGAGGCGTTGTTGTTTCATCTTCTAACAATAATGACGATTCTAATCGCTTTCTCGCCAATCTCATCCTCCTCTTG GTACAACCGTCCGGAAAACTCGACATGACCGAGAAGTGCAGCTTGATTTTAGAGTACGTGCCGAAA CTTTCAGCTTCGTTTCTCGAGGAAGCATTGCCGCGTCTTACTCAGGAAG GCACTCAAGTAAATTGTTTTAGAAGTGGCTTTGTGAATGAGAATGATTGTGGTGAAGTTTTGGTTGGACTTGATGGTATGCAGAGGGCAAATTCTACGCTTGAGGATTTT TGCAGATcttattttatgtttcatggAATGGATGCAAACCATCCACAagcaattttcaaatatctgCCTGTGCTTTCATTCACAGAAAGCTATATTTACCAG CTGGATAGTCTGAATGAGAAGATTGTTAATATGCCAACCGATGGAGTTACTGTTTCCGAAAGAGGATTTCAGGAG AAAGCATATGAGAAACAGGTTTCTAAGTTAATAGATATATTGAAAAGTGATCCGTTCAGACCTCTTGTGAGTTTGCTTGAACGGCATGGGCTCTTGACAGAGAG GATTGTTGAAGAATTTAGATGCGGAGAAGAGTATTGGGCTTTGGAGAGAAAGCTGTGTTGTGCACTGATGACAAAAAAGGAG ATCTCTGTCAAAGATGTGATGGGGGCAATTCATCTAAAGTCATTTGATTATCGGGTGCTGAATCTAATTTTGTATCAGTTGAGAGGAGAAGag GTGAACGACTTGCACATGGAATTTCTGTCAATATCAGAGTTTTTAGTAGAAATATCTGATGATCT GTTTGACTATGAG GATGACGTTTTGGAGAATAATTTCAACATTTTGCGAATGTTTGTTAGAATATATGGACCAGCAACAGCACCGACCATGATT gCAAAATATATTACTGAGTCTGAAGAAAAGTATAACAGACTACTGAAATCTTTGGACCCCCAGCTGTCGTCTAACTACCAGAGAAGATGCGAAGAAGCAACTAAAGAGG GTGGGAAGATAACCGGGCATCCTCTTGGAACATGGAGTATACCTCCCTTAATAGTTGATGAGGAATCATATAGATACAACTTgttaaatatgaaatga
- the LOC107178183 gene encoding EPIDERMAL PATTERNING FACTOR-like protein 1: MSSLCSLLLLLLLFLCSPVSSIYLPPRSPRPGPRGLLFEDKTRLGSIPPSCHNKCNQCHPCMAVQVPTLPGPKAARARARARAHPMAFYNDPSSLTKKYSNYKPLGWKCRCNGHFYNP; the protein is encoded by the exons ATGAGTTCACTTTGCTctcttctccttctccttctcctttttctttgctCTCCTGTCTCCAGCATTTACCTCCCTCCACGCTCTCCTCGTCCTGGACCTCGT GGTTTGTTATTTGAAGACAAAACAAGGCTGGGTTCAATACCACCAAGCTGCCACAACAAATGCAACCAGTGCCACCCATGCATGGCGGTTCAGGTGCCAACGTTGCCTGGTCCAAAAGCAGCTCGCGCTCGCGCTCGTGCTCGTGCTCATCCCATGGCGTTTTACAATGACCCATCTTCGTTAACCAAGAAGTACTCTAATTACAAGCCGCTTGGATGGAAATGCCGCTGTAATGGCCACTTCTATAACCCTTAG
- the LOC102618945 gene encoding haloacid dehalogenase-like hydrolase domain-containing protein At4g39970, with protein MASTVILSQTATLSSSSTTTTAKFSSLTHNPIFHTNALRFKSNKKPLSLSLTRKALRVSASSQSLQALIFDCDGVIIESEHLHRQAYNDAFSHFNVRCDPSSQQSLNWDPEFYDVLQNQIGGGKPKMRWYFKEHGWPSSTIFENPPVTDDDQAKLIDLIQDWKTERYQQIIKSGTVEPRPGVLRLMDEAKAAGKKVAVCSAATKSSVILCLENLIGMERFEGLDCFLAGDDVKQKKPDPSIYVTAAKRLGISEKDCLVVEDSVIGLQAATRAGMACVITYTSSTAEQDFKDAIAIYPDLSNVRLKDLELLLQNVVAAS; from the exons ATGGCTTCTACGGTGATCCTCTCTCAAACAGCaactctttcttcttcttctactactactactgccaaattttcttctttaactCATAATCCTATCTTTCACACCAATGCTCTCCGTTTTAAAAGTAACAAGAAACCACTGTCCTTATCTTTAACCAGAAAAGCACTTCGCGTGTCGGCTTCTTCACAGTCTCTTCAGGCCCTCATATTTGACTGCGATGGTGTGATTATTGAATCCGAGCACTTGCACCGCCAAGCTTACAATGATGCTTTCTCTCACTTCAATGTCCGCTGCGACCCTTCTTCTCAGCAGTCTCTCAATTGGGACCCCGAGTTTTATGACGTGCTCCAGAATCAAATTGGGGGCGGTAAACCCAAAATGAGATG GTACTTTAAAGAGCACGGGTGGCCATCTTCCACCATATTCGAGAATCCCCCAGTAACCGATGATGACCAAGCCAAGTTGATTGATCTAATTCAG GACTGGAAAACTGAACGGTACCaacaaattatcaaatctGGAACT GTGGAGCCTAGGCCAGGAGTTCTGAGATTGATGGATGAAGCCAAGGCTGct GGGAAAAAAGTAGCTGTTTGCTCTGCAGCAACCAAAAGTTCAGTTATACTTTGTCTCGAAAACCTCATAGGAATG GAGCGGTTTGAAGGTCTCGACTGCTTCCTTGCAG GTGATGATGTAAAGCAAAAGAAGCCTGATCCATCAATTTATGTGACTGCTGCTAAG AGGCTAGGTATATCGGAGAAGGACTGTTTGGTGGTAGAGGACAGTGTCATAGGGTTACAA GCAGCAACCAGAGCTGGGATGGCATGTGTGATCACTTACACGTCTTCAACAGCAGAGCAA GATTTTAAAGATGCTATCGCTATCTACCCCGATTTAAGCAACGTAAG GTTGAAGGACTTGGAGTTATTGCTTCAAAATGTTGTTGCTGCCAGTTAG
- the LOC102620591 gene encoding uncharacterized protein LOC102620591, producing MSRSSQHVFTNSPPSCSSRFTFYHSATNLIKNPNNLALPPPVTSRCLLIHISHNDYTPFKFIPNSKFYHSLKPNNCSNTSVVTTQTNDNFNLDSLLSISEVVCLFSSSVIAIGFAVYYGIFGLKNSLFGLIGSRVLACGVVSLVCGVWVGAVIRRRQWRRVCGETVRVEGRERVNLVGRIEKLEEDMKSSATILRVLSRQLEKLGVRFRVTRKALKDPITEAAALAQKNSEATRALAMQGDVLEKELGEIQKVLLAMQEQQQKQLELILAIGKTGKLFENRQEPSQEQDKLKTSDFIDGAKQMETQETEAFGSSRGNKNDRA from the exons ATGTCACGATCGTCTCAACACGTCTTCACAAACTCACCACCCTCATGCTCATCTCGCTTCACATTCTACCACAGCGCCACCAATCTTATCAAAAACCCTAACAATCTCGCTCTTCCTCCTCCAGTCACCTCCCGCTGCCTCCTCATCCACATTTCCCATAATGATTATACTCCTTTTAAATTCATCCCCAACTCTAAATTTTATCACTCTTTGAAACCAAACAATTGCTCCAACACCAGCGTCGTCACAACACAgacgaatgataatttcaatCTTGATTCGCTTCTCTCAATATCTGAAGTAGTCtgtctcttctcttcttcggTGATTGCTATTGGTTTTGCTGTGTATTATGGAATTTTTGGGTTGAAAAATTCGCTATTTGGTTTGATAGGGAGCAGGGTGTTGGCCTGTGGTGTGGTTAGCTTGGTTTGTGGGGTTTGGGTTGGCGCCGTCATAAGGAGGCGGCAATGGAGGCGTGTTTGTGGGGAGACGGTGCGGGTGGAGGGAAGGGAGAGAGTCAATTTGGTGGGGAGAATTGAGAAATTGGAGGAAGATATGAAAAGTTCTGCTACCATTTTAAGGGTCTTATCTAGGCAGCTTGAAAAGCTGGGAGTTAGGTTTCGGGTTACCCGTAAGGCTCTCAAAGATCCCATTACTGAG GCTGCAGCCTTGGCCCAAAAGAATTCTGAGGCCACAAGAGCATTAGCAATGCAAGGAGATGTTCTTGAGAAGGAGTTGGGTGAAATTCAGAAGGTTTTGTTGGCAATGCAA GAGCAGCAGCAAAAACAACTTGAGCTGATTCTTGCTATTGGGAAGACTGGGAAATTGTTTGAAAACAGGCAAGAACCTAGTCAAGAACAAGATAAACTTAAAACTTCTGATTTTATTGATGGGGCAAAACAAATGGAAACCCAAGAAACTGAAGCTTTCGGTTCTAGTAGGGGAAACAAGAATGACAGAGCCTAG